The following are encoded together in the Panicum virgatum strain AP13 chromosome 6K, P.virgatum_v5, whole genome shotgun sequence genome:
- the LOC120711114 gene encoding disease resistance protein RGA5-like isoform X2 — protein sequence MATAAVVSVSMGVMKPVLAKLTTLLGDEYKKLKGLRKEVTFLQRELSDMDAVLEKMDGADELDPQAKKWRKDIIEMSYNIEDFIDDFIQRVGETNNNKMGILRKASKYLRTFKDRRDLANQFQQIKSQVMEASDRRKRYMLDQCISNATTCISITTPVAVDPRISALYKESASLVGIDDQKSELVNWAVDKGRQLKMMAIVGFGGLGKTTLANEVYREVGGKFDCTAFVSVSQKPEMVGLFNSLLSQLGLRPYSHACQLQDPINDLRLHLQDKRYFIIIDDLWDTRGWDIIQCAFPKNYRCSRVMITT from the exons ATGGCGACAGCTGCCGTAGTCAGCGTCTCCATGGGGGTGATGAAACCCGTCCTGGCCAAGCTCACCACCCTTTTGGGTGATGAGTACAAGAAGCTCAAGGGCCTGCGCAAGGAGGTAACCTTCCTCCAGCGAGAGCTCAGCGACATGGACGCTGTCCTTGAGAAGATGGACGGCGCTGATGAACTCGATCCACAAGCCAAGAAATGGAGGAAAGATATAATAGAGATGTCTTACAACATCGAAGACTTCATTGATGACTTTATACAACGTGTTGGTGaaaccaacaacaacaagatggggatCCTTCGCAAAGCTTCAAAGTATCTGAGAACATTCAAGGACCGTCGCGACCTAGCAAATCAGTTCCAACAGATCAAGTCCCAGGTGATGGAAGCAAGTGATCGCCGCAAGCGGTACATGCTTGATCAGTGCATCTCAAACGCCACTACATGCATCTCAATTACTACCCCTGTGGCCGTTGATCCTCGCATCTCAGCACTCTACAAGGAGTCTGCAAGCCTTGTGGGAATTGATGACCAAAAAAGTGAGCTTGTCAATTGGGCTGTGGACAAAGGGCGGCAACTAAAGATGATGGCAATAGTAGGGTTTGGAGGTTTAGGCAAGACCACACTTGCCAATGAGGTGTATCGTGAAGTTGGAGGGAAGTTTGACTGCACGGCATTTGTGTCCGTTTCTCAAAAGCCAGAAATGGTAGGGCTATTCAATAGCTTGCTGTCGCAACTCGGGCTACGCCCATATTCTCATGCTTGCCAGCTGCAAGATCCTATCAATGACCTCAGATTACATCTACAGGATAAGAG GTACTTCATCATTATTGATGATTTATGGGATACACGGGGGTGGGACATCATTCAATGTGCTTTCCCAAAAAATTATCGGTGTAGCAGAGTTATGATAACTACATGA
- the LOC120711116 gene encoding chaperone protein ClpC4, chloroplastic-like codes for MLEPVSSTEGRGLHLHSFMAGITLIRPPPSLRSPVIGAPGSITSHGTRRLPPSRISMSFRSHHQGKKVPPNFGLRVVHTPAPMPVLGNSSRTLRGPKKNNVHYHIPRETIDGFTREFLNIAALVQGAFCGLSGGEKSIVFVTRAMFDSLVQRVMGLFALAQYQIWRFGWLVSFIIDKDRLLSQLSFCIIHFLLELILREGFTTISFGMWGSTLNKCGTDVTKLAKEGKFDPVIGREKQIDQVVQILSRRSKNSPCLIGDPGVGKTAIVEGLAQLIAKGDVPETIKGKKVISVDMAGLLAGQVYHGQFEARVKNLLREVKRSGKIILFIDEVHTLVGAGTNKGSDVANVFKPALAR; via the exons ATGCTTGAGCCCGTGAGCTCCACGGAG GGCCGCGGGCTTCATTTGCATTCATTCATGGCAGGGATAACCTTAATCAGACCACCACCTTCTCTTCGATCGCCAGTCATCGGAGCTCCTGGTAGTATAACCAGTCATGGCACTAGGAGGCTGCCTCCGTCTAGAATTTCCATGTCTTTCCGAAGTCATCATCAAGGGAAGAAAGTACCACCTAATTTTGGTCTGCGGGTAGTGCATACTCCTGCGCCTATGCCTGTTCTTGGCAATTCAAGCAGAACATTGAGGGGACCGAAGAAGAACAATGTACATTATCACATCCCCAGAGAAACCATCGATGGCTTCACCAGAGAATTCTTGAACATTGCCGCCCTCGTGCAAGGCGCATTCTGCGGATTATCTGGAGGGGAAAAGAGCATTGTCTTTGTCACAAGAGCAATGTTTGACAGTCTCGTTCAGCGAGTCATGGGCCTTTTTGCGCTTGCACAGTACCAAATATGGCGCTTTGGTTGGCTCGTGTCGTTTATTATAGACAAAGACAGACTGTTGAGTCAACTTTCATTCTGCATTATCCATTTCCTCTTGGAGCTAATATTGAGAGAG GGCTTCACAACGATTAGTTTTGGAATGTGGGGATCAACACTTAACAAGTGTGGGACTGATGTAACAAAATTGGCAAAGGAGGGGAAGTTTGACCCTGTTATCGGTAGGGAAAAACAGATCGATCAAGTTGTGCAAATTTTGAGCAGACGGAGTAAGAACAGCCCCTGCCTGATTGGTGACCCCGGTGTTGGAAAAACAGCAATAGTGGAAGGCCTTGCTCAGCTCATTGCCAAGGGAGATGTTCCTGAAACAATAAAAGGGAAAAAG GTTATCTCCGTTGATATGGCAGGCCTTCTTGCTGGACAAGTATACCATGGACAATTTGAAGCAAGAGTAAAGAATCTCTTGCGAGAGGTCAAACGGTCTGGCAAAATAATACTCTTCATTGACGAAGTTCACACGCTAGTAGGAGCAGGAACAAACAAAGGGAGTGACGTTGCTAATGTTTTTAAGCCAGCATTAgcgcgttag
- the LOC120711114 gene encoding disease resistance protein RGA5-like isoform X1 has protein sequence MKPLSEQDSRKLFFDRIFGSEDACPSLLIKPSCEILERCGGLPLAIITMASMLACQPIRLLEGQWEHMQNTLASKFATDSKYEDMMHILDLSYKNLPRHLKACFLYLGSYPEDHLISRLELVRQWVAEGFVSTSGGQDVWDVAESYFNELVNRSMIQPQYTDFVTGVSFCKVHDMLLELIVRRCKEDNFLSLVNDSQAVVVEAQDKVIRRLTVVGLQGIDDGEGAITIAGNLSQICSLMILQGSNWVPPLAEFKFVRVLFLCVSYRHEMALDLTVINHLSHLKYLKVEGDDKSIVLPGQIRVGPLLDTLDLSRVTSSSISLEIVDVPRLSHLAVPKHSRLPDRICEVKSLRTLRGFSLPNDSLESIVGLSELTTLSELFLYCPAPLLPVPAAAWMGALSTSLEKLGSLKDLCLGPFQSLKPIALCADALSLLSPAFHNLEKLHLHSGCTFSRVPRWIGHLHSLRELWIGVKQLLREDVVLIGTRLPSLAQLGLRVAGVPLGRIVIGGSTGFPALKRFVFDCDWVSSLRFEAGAMPELRELQLVFVADEWDMAAPGGLQHLPSLEKIRAIRAHYGGDSLKYMYNTGEEVAALIRGVFEEAADAVPTRPDFTLSIGSLWRPREEED, from the exons ATGAAGCCCCTAAGTGAGCAAGATTCAAGAAAACTATTTTTTGATAGAATATTTGGATCAGAagatgcttgcccttctttgcTCATCAAACCTTCTTGTGAAATTTTAGAAAGGTGCGGTGGCCTACCGCTCGCAATTATTACAATGGCCAGTATGTTAGCTTGCCAACCAATAAGATTATTGGAGGGACAGTGGGAACACATGCAGAATACACTAGCTAGTAAGTTTGCAACAGACTCCAAATATGAAGACATGATGCATATCTTAGATCTCAGCTACAAGAATCTACCCCGGCATCTGAAGGCATGCTTTCTATATCTTGGTTCTTACCCAGAGGATCATTTAATTAGTAGGCTTGAGCTAGTGAGGCAATGGGTGGCAGAAGGTTTTGTTAGTACCTCTGGTGGGCAAGATGTATGGGATGTTGCGGAAAGTTATTTTAATGAGCTAGTCAATAGGAGCATGATTCAACCTCAATATACTGATTTCGTTACCGGGGTATCATTCTGCAAAGTTCATGATATGCTGCTCGAATTGATTGTAAGGAGATGTAAGGAAGATAATTTTCTGAGCTTGGTAAATGATTCACAAGCAGTGGTAGTAGAAGCTCAAGACAAGGTCATTCGTCGACTTACCGTTGTTGGCTTGCAAGGTATAGATGATGGCGAAGGGGCTATCACCATTGCTGGGAACCTATCACAAATTTGCTCTCTAATGATATTGCAAGGATCAAATTGGGTGCCTCCCCTGGCAGAGTTTAAATTTGTCCGGGTGTTATTCCTTTGTGTTTCTTATCGGCATGAGATGGCATTGGACCTGACTGTTATCAACCACTTGTCACATCTGAAGTATTTAAAAGTTGAAGGAGATGATAAAAGTATAGTGCTGCCGGGTCAAATACGAGTTGGCCCACTTTTGGACACTTTAGATTTATCCAGGGTCACGTCTAGCAGCATTTCATTAGAGATTGTTGATGTGCCGCGTTTGTCCCATCTGGCCGTGCCGAAGCATTCAAGGTTGCCTGACCGGATTTGTGAGGTGAAATCACTGCGCACTCTTCGTGGATTTAGCCTGCCAAATGATTCGTTGGAAAGCATTGTTGGCCTCAGCGAGCTCACCACACTGTCAGAGTTGTTTCTATATTGCCCCGCACCGCTACTGCCCGTGCCGGCGGCAGCATGGATGGGTGCTCTGAGTACATCTCTGGAGAAACTTGGTAGCCTCAAAGACCTATGTTTGGGGCCTTTTCAATCTCTTAAACCTATTGCCCTGTGCGCCGATGCACTGAGCTTGCTCTCCCCTGCTTTCCACAACCTGGAGAAGCTTCATCTGCATTCTGGATGCACCTTCTCTAGAGTTCCTCGGTGGATTGGCCATCTCCACAGCCTCCGTGAGTTGTGGATTGGGGTGAAGCAGCTACTCCGGGAAGATGTTGTCCTCATTGGCACAAGGCTGCCATCCCTCGCACAGCTCGGCCTACGAGTCGCGGGCGTCCCCTTGGGAAGGATCGTGATTGGGGGCTCGACGGGATTCCcggctctcaaaaggtttgtGTTCGACTGTGATTGGGTGTCTTCCCTGAGATTTGAGGCAGGGGCTATGCCTGAGCTCCGGGAGCTGCAGCTAGTCTTTGTTGCAGATGAATGGGACATGGCAGCACCTGGAGGGCTCCAGCATCTCCCAAGCCTCGAAAAAATCAGGGCAATAAGGGCGCATTACGGTGGCGACTCGCTGAAATATATGTATAACACAGGTGAGGAGGTGGCTGCCCTGATCAGGGGCGTGTTCGAAGAGGCTGCTGACGCTGTCCCCACACGCCCCGACTTCACCCTCAGTATAGGATCGCTGTGGAG GCCCAGAGAGGAGGAGGACTAA
- the LOC120711113 gene encoding disease resistance protein RGA5-like, protein MSAMVVRAYKGVIDSVLAKLRALTTGQMCSTFIGVSSADVLFLRDELPAMNALLEKLDDAEELDPDAKHWRKQVREMAFDIEDCIDDFSSNVASVDARAGFLHKASHFLKTCRAHLEAAWQIKELKTRLLEINERRKRYRAEDSISSTAAASVMVDPRISAFYKEAASLVGIDGPKRELTKLIMDGEKKLKVISIVGFGGLGKTTLASQVYREVGGQFNCKAFVSVSQKPDMVRLLTSVLLQLKQHPSHACGVQHLIDNLREYLLDKRYLIVVDDLWDVPSWNIIECAFPQNNEHSRVIITTRHGDVARTCSSDHGCIHNMKPLNEQDSRKLFFNRIFGSKDECPSHLTQVSCQILKKCGGLPLAIVTVASILACQPMRLKEQWEYIQSSLATNKFARKSTLEELMHILELSYRSLPRHLKACFLYLGAYPEDCVISKVELVKRWVAEGFVGNSLGQDAWVVGESYFNELVNRSMIQLPYQDYYTEVSHCRVHDMILDMILRRCQEDNFISIIHDPQAATEVQDKIRRLTINLNGAEAGTMAVPVTRQVSQVRSLAVFGASKWVPPLLEFKFLRVLFLEFFLREMTIDLTVINQLPQLRYLKVECKECLLDGDIPSQLSIMLPGQIRRLQYLETLELPWVSECSIPSLSGVVDLPRLSHLVLRQHKGGLPDGIGKVKSLRTLHGFNLPGSSLENIDGLGELTSLTVLSLHCGKGQHKSTTTGWMAALSCSLEKLSNLRGLSVRSNSLSCCADAMSSWSSPPFLNLEKLDLLDWTFSEVPKWIGRLHSLRELALGAKQILQEDVSMVGTRLPLLIYLSLRVVPAGIPAKETQMIMIAGSMGFTALRFFCFDSSRMSCLAFRAGAMPRLRRLLVGLDPLEWDEATPVGLEHLSRLEEIRLLTASPSAAAAAAGSKSMKVDRSALVKGMFQDAASALPSRPAFTLLPRIRSLSDHINCCKINMETVACK, encoded by the exons ATGTCGGCAATGGTGGTGAGAGCATACAAGGGGGTGATTGACTCTGTTCTTGCGAAGCTCAGAGCGCTGACGACAGGGCAAATGTGCTCCACCTTCATAGGTGTGTCCAGCGCAGACGTCCTGTTTCTCAGGGACGAGCTGCCCGCCATGAATGCTCTCCTCGAGAAGCTGGACGACGCTGAAGAACTTGATCCTGATGCAAAACACTGGAGGAAGCAAGTCAGGGAAATGGCTTTCGACATCGAAGACTGCATCGATGATTTCAGTAGCAACGTGGCAAGCGTCGACGCAAGGGCAGGATTTCTGCACAAGGCTTCCCATTTCCTCAAGACCTGCAGGGCCCATCTTGAGGCTGCCTGGCAGATCAAGGAGCTCAAGACTCGTCTGCTGGAGATCAATGAACGGCGTAAGAGGTACAGAGCTGAGGACTCCATCTCTAGCACTGCAGCAGCATCAGTGATGGTTGATCCTCGCATATCGGCATTCTACAAGGAGGCAGCAAGCCTTGTGGGCATTGATGGCCCAAAGAGAGAGCTAACCAAATTGATCATGGATGGAGAGAAGAAGCTGAAGGTTATCTCGATCGTTGGTTTTGGAGGCTTAGGCAAGACCACCCTTGCTAGCCAGGTGTACCGTGAAGTTGGGGGCCAGTTCAACTGCAAGGCGTTTGTGTCTGTTTCACAAAAGCCAGACATGGTGAGGCTACTCACCAGTGTGCTACTACAGCTCAAGCAACACCCCTCTCATGCTTGCGGGGTCCAACACCTCATCGACAACCTCAGGGAGTATCTACTCGACAAGAG GTACTTAATTGTAGTGGATGATTTGTGGGATGTTCCTTCATGGAACATTATTGAATGCGCTTTTCCACAAAACAATGAACATAGCAGAGTTATAATAACTACAAGACATGGGGATGTGGCTAGGACATGTTCCAGTGACCATGGATGCATCCATAATATGAAGCCCCTAAATGAGCAAGACTCAAGGAAATTATTCTTCAATAGAATATTCGGATCCAAAGATGAATGTCCTTCTCACCTGACACAAGTTTCATGTCAAATTTTGAAGAAGTGTGGTGGCCTACCGCTCGCAATTGTCACTGTAGCTAGTATTTTAGCTTGCCAGCCCATGAGACTGAAGGAGCAGTGGGAGTACATTCAAAGTTCTCTGGCCACTAATAAGTTTGCTAGAAAGTCCACCTTGGAAGAATTGATGCATATCTTAGAACTCAGCTACAGGAGTCTTCCCCGCCATCTGAAGGCATGCTTTCTTTATCTTGGTGCTTACCCAGAGGATTGTGTGATTAGCAAGGTTGAGCTAGTTAAACGGTGGGTGGCAGAAGGTTTTGTGGGTAACTCTCTTGGACAAGATGCATGGGTTGTTGGGGAGAGTTATTTCAATGAGCTGGTCAATAGAAGCATGATCCAACTTCCATATCAGGACTACTACACCGAGGTGTCTCATTGCAGAGTCCATGATATGATACTTGATATGATTTTGAGGAGGTGCCAGGAAGACAACTTCATCAGCATCATACATGATCCACAAGCAGCTACAGAAGTGCAAGACAAGATTCGCCGACTCACCATTAATCTGAATGGTGCAGAGGCTGGGACCATGGCCGTGCCCGTTACTAGGCAAGTGTCACAAGTCCGTTCTCTTGCCGTATTTGGAGCATCCAAGTGGGTACCTCCTTTGTTGGAGTTCAAGTTTCTACGGGTGCTGTTCCTTGAATTCTTTTTGCGTGAGATGACAATCGACCTCACAGTTATCAACCAACTGCCCCAGCTGAGATACTTGAAGGTCGAGTGCAAGGAATGCCTATTGGATGGGGACATACCATCACAGCTCTCCATAATGCTGCCTGGTCAGATCCGAAGGCTGCAGTACCTGGAGACTTTGGAATTGCCTTGGGTGTCAGAATGCAGCATTCCATCACTATCAGGTGTTGTTGATCTGCCACGCTTATCCCACCTAGTGTTGCGACAGCACAAGGGGGGATTGCCGGATGGGATTGGGAAAGTGAAATCGCTGCGCACTTTGCACGGCTTCAATCTACCAGGGAGCTCATTGGAAAATATTGATGGCCTCGGCGAGCTCACCAGCCTGACTGTCCTGTCCCTCCATTGTGGCAAAGGGCAGCACAAATCTACTACAACAGGATGGATGGCTGCTCTGAGCTGCTCCCTCGAGAAGCTCAGCAACCTCAGAGGGCTTTCTGTGAGGTCTAACAGTCTTAGCTGCTGTGCTGATGCAATGAGCAGCTGGTCTTCACCTCCTTTCCTCAACCTCGAGAAGCTCGACCTGCTTGACTGGACCTTCTCTGAAGTTCCCAAATGGATTGGCCGTCTCCATAGCCTCCGCGAGCTGGCACTGGGGGCGAAGCAGATACTGCAGGAAGATGTCAGCATGGTTGGGACAAGGCTGCCCTTGCTCATCTATCTAAGCCTACGCGTCGTTCCTGCAGGCATCCCGGCCAAGGAAACACAGATGATCATGATAGCAGGCTCCATGGGATTCACGGCTCTCCGGTTCTTCTGTTTCGACTCCAGCAGGATGTCATGCCTGGCATTTCGGGCTGGTGCTATGCCCCGGCTCCGGCGCCTGCTGGTAGGACTGGATCCACTGGAATGGGACGAGGCCACGCCTGTTGGGCTCGAGCACCTCTCACGCCTCGAGGAAATCCGATTACTGACGGCATccccatctgctgctgctgctgctgcgggatCTAAATCGATGAAAGTCGACAGGTCCGCGCTTGTCAAGGGCATGTTCCAGGATGCTGCCAGTGCTCTCCCGAGTCGCCCGGCATTTACCCTGCTCCCAAGGATTCGTTCCCTCTCTGATCACATAAATTGCTGTAAAATTAATATGGAGACTGTCGCCTGTAagtag